The genomic interval TTTTCAAGAGGAAATTGTTGAATTCTTGCCTGGTTTGCATGTGCTGAGATGTAACCATCGGGGATGCGAATGGCCACCCAAACAGCACCCTTATCAATATTAACGTTTTGCTTTGTTTTTTTATCATACTTGAGGTTGGTTTTCTTAGCAATCATTTCCAGGATCCAAACCTCATTGGGATCGCCAATTGAGAAAGACTCTCCGCTACTTGCATAACCGTACTGATCTACAAGTTCAACCATCACCTTAATGGCTTCACGAGCAGTTTTTGCCCTTTGGAGTGCAAGAAACATTAAACTACCATAGTCAACAATGGCGGTTGAGTCCATCAACTCCTCTATTCCTCCAAAAGTAGTTTCACCTATAGCAACCTGATACTCATTCATAAACCCAATAACCTGGTAGGTTTCGGGGGCCTGAGGGATTTGCCCAAGGGGCTTGTTTGTTCCCCTATCATAAAGAGTAATCATTGTGCCTGCAGGCCATATGCCACGTGGTTTAAAGTATAACTCCCCATATCTGATATGGGAATCGGCAGCATAGCTAACCATGGTTGAACCATCGGTACTTGCGCCCCGGGTTACCAGGTAGTTGGTACAAGCATTAGCATCAGCCCAAACTATAACATTCAGACTTAGTAAAATATATGAAAGAAACTGTTTCATCTCCAATCCCTAATTTATGTTAATCAACAAAAATAGAAAAATATATTTATGAACTAATGAGCAATTTCTTAAAATCATGTTTTATAGACAATAGTTCTATTAATGTTGACTAAATCAATATTTCAATTGACATAAAACAGCTGAAAAAATTGCTTTGGCATGCCATTTGCTTTAACTTGCTTGTATGTTTAATTTAATAACTATAAAATTTAAAGCTATGAAAATGAAAAGGTTCACTTTATTTGCCCTGTTTTTGGCAGGAATGGTATCTTTTGTTGCCTGCGAAAAGGATGATACAAAAGATTTGAACAAGGATGAAGCACAGCAGCAAATTACCAATGCTGAGCAAGAGTTGCTAACCAAGAGTGGTGAGATTGTTGCTACCGATGGGTACAAGGTTCAGGAATATTTTGCAACCCAGTTGCCATCGCCATTCTACGTAAAATCGGATGTTTCAAAAAGTGTTGTACCCTCGCGCTTTCAAAAAGCTTACGAGTTGACTCGTCAGAACCTACTGCTAGAGAACCCTGAAATTGAATTCTATTTTGATTATTTTCTTATTGAGGATTTCAGTGAGCTAGTTGGAACCTGGACCTGGACTCCTGATGGGTGGACACATGAATCTTCTCCAACCGACAAGGTTATTGTTAAATTCCCTTACCCGGCAAATAATGCTACGAACAACGTAACCATTACCTACTATGACTTTACAACCACCCTGGTTTACGGTGAAACTGTTCCAACTGGTATTAAGGTTAAAATTGAAAAGGATGGTACCCAGGTGTTTAGCATGGTTTATTCTGCTACCATTGCTAATATGATGAAATACAGCACTAAGGTAACCGTTACTTTTGGGCCATTTGCAATTTCTAATGAAGAGTCATACGATGCATCAGTAAACAATAAAGTTCTTTTCAGTAAGAACTTTACCTTTAAGAAGGATGGCAAACTCTTTTATAGTGAGGATGCTGATTTGACCATTACAGTAGTAAGCGAAGAATCGGCCAATATTTTAATTACTGCTAAGCAAATTATTGGTAATCTAGAGTTTAGACTAAAAATTGAAGCCAACACTAGCGAATTAGAAACAGGCAACCCCAACGATTTGGTTTCGCTATCGCTTTACACAACCAGCGGCGATAAGGTAGGTGATTTTGTATGGGTATTGGAGGGTGAAGATTGGGTTCTTTACTTTAAGTTCAATAACGGTGAACAGGTTAAGGCCGAAACACTCATGCCTTCGGTTGCTGAAAGGTTTAACTCATTCATTGATGATTTGTTTAGTAATCTTTACAGAAAATAAATTATTAATAAGAAATAATTAAAAGGCTGCATTTTTTGCAGCCTTTTTTTCATATTTTACTTGACATTTCTTTACCAATGCCTTATATTTATTGAAAACTAAAATCTATGGAAGATAAATTAATAGTTATTGCAACCGAAACCAATTCAAAAGCTTTGGTGCTAAAATCGTACCTCGAGGCAAATGGTGTGGAGTGCTTTCTAAGGAGTGTGAATGTACTCCAGGGAGCCATAGCTGAAGGGGTAAAGGTGCTAATCAGGGAATCTGATGCTGAAAAGGCATTGAAATTACTATCGGCAATGCATCACGATGAGGAAATCAAAAAGGCAGATCAACAGCTCCGTAAAATTCTTGTACCAGTCGATTTTTCAGAGCCATCGCAGAACGCTGCGCGCTACGCAGTTATGCTTGCCTCAAGGTATAATGCTCAAATTAAGTTGCTGCATGTATTCAACTCGCCTGTGGTTGATATGATTCCATTTACCGATGTGGCAAGTATTCAAATTGATTTTGACATGAACTACCATGTGCTTTATAACTCAGCAAAGGAGCGTTTGGTCAAGTTCTATGAAAATCTTTTAGAATTTGCAAAACAAATGGGGTTTGCTGACGTGCAAATAGGATACACTTTACGTGAGGGATATGCCGCCTACGGCAT from Tenuifilum sp. 4138str carries:
- a CDS encoding universal stress protein, encoding MEDKLIVIATETNSKALVLKSYLEANGVECFLRSVNVLQGAIAEGVKVLIRESDAEKALKLLSAMHHDEEIKKADQQLRKILVPVDFSEPSQNAARYAVMLASRYNAQIKLLHVFNSPVVDMIPFTDVASIQIDFDMNYHVLYNSAKERLVKFYENLLEFAKQMGFADVQIGYTLREGYAAYGIIEASKRYKPGIIVMGTKGEGYRSTELVGSVAAEVSDETHIPLLVIPEKAVLKGVDEVKKVLYITNFDNNDNVSIRKLLKIVSPFQVELHCIHVTDKSESPGINALMATTREYLTSVTSNVSIKCDIIVGKETDKSVLEYINKNSINLVALTSVKRNLIYKLFNPSLAKRMIYQSDVPVLLFHA